TGGGGTCCCAGGCCCTGGGGTCCCAGCGTCCGGCCGGCTCCCTCCCTGGGGTGCTGGGCAGGTGTGGTGCTGCCTTGCCTGGCACTTCCTCCCGTGAGTCAGCGGTCAGGTTAGCAGGTCCTGCTCGCCTTTCTGCCTCTGGAGGTCACAGCGACTCTCTCTGTGGATGTGGCTTGGTGCAGCCAGGCCCTCGGGCCCACCTGCGCGGGGGCTTGGAGAACACACCCGACCTGGGCGGGCGGCAGCAGCCTGTGGTGCCTGCTCCTCCACTGTCCTCTGCACTCAGACCTCTCTGGCTTCTCCACGACTCGGGGGGTGGACAGAACAGATTCCTTTTCTGCCCTGACTGTTCTTGGCACCAGCCTCACCTCCACCCTCAGCTAGCCCGCATGTCCAGAGcagaccctgccaggctcccccctcatctcacacactttaATCTTTCACCTGACTTAGAAATTGAGATTTGAGTGCAGCTGATCTAGGGCACTTGTGTGGACCTGAGTTCTGTGTCTGAGGCCTTTGTCTCTGGCCCCCAGTCAGCCTTCAGCACGTAGTCCCCTCACCCACTAGACCCCAAGCGTGGCCTGTCGGTGCTGAGAGCCCACTCGGCCTCCTGCAGCCCTCAGCTCCGTGCCCGGACCCTGGAGCGGTGGGGTGGAGGCTGGTATTCACTGAGGACCCACCTTTTGCGGGCCTGGCCTGGCAGTAGCCCCGATCGTCTCAATTGCATTGCATCCCACTTGCAGAAGGGTCCTGGGCCCCAGGGGAGCTGGTGGGCGCACTGTCCGCCTGCTCATCCTCTGCCCTGGGCGTCTTGCGGGGGAGGTGGGTGCCCAGAGCGGGGGCACCACACTCCCTCCCAGGCTCAGCGACCACCCAGTGTGCCCCAGAGGACATGGCTCGTCTGCTCCTGCACCACTGGTTCCCTTGTGGGCCTCTTCTAACCCAACCCCGTGAGTCCCTGCAGACCCGAGCCCATAGCCCAAGTGTGTCAGTGGCATCAAGTGGGTGCTCTGGGGATGTGTGGAGCACCCTCCCTCAATGAGGGAGCTGAGCCGGCAGCCTGCTGTCCACACACCAGGCCCCCAGGCTGGAGGGGAGGTGGACAACCGCAGTGTTTGGGCCTTGGATCCACAGGCTCAGAAAGGGAGGGGCCGGCTCCAAGGCTGAAAGCCAGCAACCCCCTGCAGACACGCGCTGCCCCTGTGCCCAGCCCGTGCCAAGGGTCTCCCCATCTGCCCGGGCTGTGCTGCCAGCCATTAAGAAAGCCACTGGTGGGATCCAGCCCCTTGGGGGGGTGGCAACTGCCTTGCCACCTGTGCCGGcccaggaggccagtgtggcgGGGCCTGGGTGAGGGCACACCTGCCAAGGGTGGGAAGCTCGCCGAGAGCACGTGTGCTCCAGGCGTCCCCGAGTCAGGCTCTGCTGGCGGCGAGGGCCACCTCGAGACCCGCCCTCCCCACGGGGCCGTGCGGGCTCCGGAGGCCAGACCTGTGCTTCTCAGACCGCTGCCTGCCTGTGGCCCCTGCAGCTGCAGCCCTGGGAGGGGCCGGCCATGGGGCGGGTGCGCCTCTGCCTGGTCCCGCAGGTCCGTGAGCTTcatctccctttccttctccgcAGTGTACTAACGGTCACTTGATGTGCGCTGGCTGTTTTATCCACCTACTAGCAGATGCCCGGCTGAAGGAGGAGCAGGCCACGTGCCCCAACTGTCGTTGTGAGATCAGTAAGAGCCTCTGCTGCCGCAACCTGGCCGTGGAGAAGGCCGTGAGCGAGCTGCCCTCTGAGTGTGGCTTCTGCCTGTGCCAGTTCCCCCGCTCCATCCTGGAGAGGCACCAGAAAGAGGAGTGCCAGGACAGGTGAGCGTCTGGACCAGCTGGCCCGCCTGCCTCCAGGCCCTGGCAGGGCGGGGTCAGCGGGAAGCTGCTGGGGCAGGCAGGCCCCACAGACAGGGCTTAGATCCTCACCTGGCAGCCTCTGGAGTCACCCTGGCCCTCCAGAGTTCTTGTGGCCGTGTGGTGACTTCTTCCTTGAAGCCTGTCCTTGGTGGTCCTGGGCCAGTAGAGTGTGGCCAGCCCAAGGGCTCTGGGATCGTGGTGTAAGGGGGCACTGGCTCCACAATCCCCTAGGGAGCCAGGCCACTGAGCCTCCCTGGAGCGGAGCCATGCAGGGCTTAGGACTTTCGTGGAGGGCCCACCCCGGTGGGTGTAGGTGGTGTGCACACCCACAATTCACACATGCCCTGCTCCTTCCTAGGCCCTCCCGAGCTCTGACCCCTTCTCGGGGCCAACACATAGGGTATTTGTCCTTCAGGGAGCAGTTCAAATGAGAAGGGCTGGGTGGACGCACCCCTTGGGAGGACCCCTGGCACGGCCGCCTTGCATAGGCAGGGTGTGACCGCAGTGCTCACCGCCTCCCCAGGGTGACGCAGTGCAAGTACAAGCGCATCGGCTGCCCGTGGCACGGCCCTTTCCACGAGCTGACGGTGCACGAAGCCGCGTGTGCCCACCCAACCAAGACAGGGAACGAGCTGATGGAGATCCTGGATGAGATGGACCAAAGCCACCGCAAGGAGATGCAGCTCTACAACAGCATCTTCAGCCTGCTCAGCTTTGAAAAGATCGGCTACACAGGTGAGGCGCCCTGCCGCCTGCTGCACCCCACACAGGCTGGGGCGGGGCCGGCAGCCAGGAGCCAGGGCAGATGCACCCGGTGGCTAGGCTCTGGATGAGCTCCTGGTGCATGGGAGGATGCCTCGGGGAAGAGGGCTGGAGGCTGAGCAGGGGGGCCAGATAGGACCCTGGGGGCCCTTGCATGGCTCTGCAGAGGCCCCTCTCCCTGGCGTCCCCACCCTGGTCCTGTGACCCCGGCAAAGTGGTGTCCTCACTGCAGGGGGCTGCACGGCCTTAGGACTGGTGGATTCTCACTGGAAGGTGGGTGTGTCTGGGGGGCTCTGGGAGCTGAGGGCCTGCCCTGCGGAGCCAGGGGCAAGAAGAGCAGTCATCACATCGGGTCCTGCCAAAAGGCAGTtactgcagtggccacaggcttCCTGAGGCCAGTGAGAagatgggcagggctggggctccAGAGCGAGCTGAGGGGGCCCGACTCAAACCGCAGAGCCGGGAGTGGATGCCCAGGGATGGGCAGGCTGGACTGCGCCCAGGCCCGCTGGATCTCCTGGGCTCTCCTGGTCACCACCACTGCATTTGGACACTCTGGGGAGCAGGAGTCAGGCCAGAGCTCGCTCTAGACAGAGGATGGCAGGAAGCCTGTGCTCGCTGGAGCTCACGCCCGGCGGCCAGCTCCACGTCAAGGGCAGTCAGGCAGCAGTCAGACTGTGCTGCCTGGGCCGGGCCTGGCTTCGTGCGGGCCCGCGGAGGCCCAGGGAGCCGAGGGCTTGGCCTCAGCAGCAGAAGGCCATGGCTCTGGTTAGTCGTAGCCTCGGCTGCCGTGGTGGGCACCGTGTCCCAGACCACCCAGCCTGGAGAGTCCCTGTGGACCGAGGCGTCGTGACTGCGGCAGTGGCCGGGAAGGGAGGATTGGCCACCTCTGCAGAGGGACTTGCCGGCCAGGGGCCACGGGCTCTACTGTGAGGACTGTGTGGCGGCAGTCACCGCTGACTGAGGGGCCCTTCGGCCagctggcagagccaggactgggCCCTCAATGGGGCTGCGCCTTGAGGCCCAGTGTGGGCTCGGGGGCCACGTGCCAGCCCAGCTACCGGCTTTTCTGGCAGCTCTGTATCAGAACCAATAAAGTGCACTTTTTCACAGAACTGCATCCTGTCTGTGTGTCTGCTTACCCCGGCTCCCCTGGGTGGGGCCGCTCGCCCTGCGGGGCCCCGGGGGGAAGAGGAGGGGCCAGTGGGGGTCCGGCCACACCGGCCACTCTCCCCTCAAAGCCTCTGGGTTCCCTGCCGCTAACGAGTGTCACTTCTGTTTGTAGTTGTTCCCCCAAAGCTTGCGTGCGCCTTCGTTTGCCCTAATGGGTTTGATTTGCCTTGTGACAAGTAGAGCTGCTGCGTCCGGGTAAGTTGCCTTCCTCCCTGGCCGAGCCCTTCTCCTCGGCCGGCCGGGAAGGCGCCACCCTGGCCCTGCCCCCTCTGACCGCCGGCCCCGGCCTGTCTGTCTCCACAGAGGTCCAGTTCCGGCCGTACCGCACAGACGACTTCATCACACGTCTGTACTATGAGACGCCTCGGTTCACGGTGCTGAACCAGACGTGGGTCCTGAAGGCACGCGTGAACGACTCGGAGCGCAACCCCAACCTTTCGTGCAAGCGCACCCTCTCCTTCCAGCTCCTGCTCAAGAGCAAGGTCACTGCGCCCCTGGAGTGCTCCTTCCTGCTGCTCAAGGGCCCGTACGACGACGTGAAGATCAGCCCCGTCATCTACCACTTTGTGTTCACCAACGAGAGCAACGAGACGGACTACGTGCCGCTGCCCATCGTCGACTCCGTGGAGTGCAACAAGCTGCTGGCTGCCAAGAACATCAACCTGCGGCTCTTCCTGTTCCAGATTCAAAAGTAGGCGGCCCCGCCCACGCCCACGGCCGCGGCTGCACCGCGCCCTTGCCCATCTCAGCGGAGAAGGGACGGAAGCGAACCCTGGGatgtctgcatgtgtgtgcgAAGGTGGGAGCCCCCTCGccctctgccccacctcccctGTCCTGGGCGCCGGAGGCTGGGCCCCGAAGAGGAGACACTGCTTGGGGACCCAAGGGGTGTGGCGTGGCTCAGCTGCCTGGCCCCAGCCCCAGCGTGCAGTGGGCCACATGCCTGCTCTGGGCTGCACACCGAGCCACCCACAGCTTCTGGGCCGGGCTCGGGGGCACTGACCACAGACAGCATATTTGATTGCAATTAAAAAGGCACCCTTGTTTcctactttctgttttgttcaagaGGAAGGCGTGGCTATAGTTGAACAGAATGGGGTCTTCAGTTTGGCCAAGGTCAGAGCCCATCCCTCAGGAGAGACTTGGAGTTGCTGCCCCCTCTGTTGTAGGCCTCGGGGAGCGAGCAGTCAGTTTCCCCAGCACACCCACCCCCAGCTGCTCCAGGGAGGCAAGGCTTAGCTACAGGGCTCAGCAGGCTCTTCGGAATGCAGGGTGATTTTCTGTCTCTTCCCAGGAAAATAAACCCTTTATGGGCTCTTGTCTAAGTTACACAAATTTAGCAAAAGAGACTCTATCTTCTCTATTCAGTCTCAAGGACTCAGTGTCTTCAGGTCATGAGGAGAGTTTTGGGGTGCGCTGGCAGTGAGCAGGCCTGGCTGGCTGAGGGTCTGAGTGGTCCAGCTGCCCCCAGACTGCTCTCAGGGACCATCCGCTGGTCCTGCATCCAGTGGAAGTCAGCGCTGGGCAGGGTGGTTCCTCCCCAAGGAAGGTGGTTCCTCCCCAGGGAGGTGGTTCCTCCCCTAGGGAGGTGGCCCCCCGAGGTGCAGGCCTGTGGGCCTCACGGGGGAAGGAGCCCTGCCTGGGACCCCGAGGCCTGCTCTTGAAGCGGGTGCGGGCCCTGCTGAGACCAGGCTCCCCGCACTCACAGCTTCAGTACCAAAGAGCTGGTTCCCTCCCCGCAGGCCAGCCCACCTGGGCCTGGAGCAGCGCCTGGTGGCCTGGCCCCCACTTCAGGCTTGGTGGGCAGGGCCACCCTGGCCTGTCTCTGGGGGCTGCTTTCTCCTGGCCCTCTGGTGGGAGCTGAGCAGAGGGGTGAAGGAGCTGTGGGGTACAGCTTGAGCCCAGTTCCTAGTGGCCAAGGCAGCTCTCCCAGGCCCAGGGCTCCCCTGTTCCACACCCAGGGCATGGTGCTGGCGGGAGACGACTCCTGCAAGGCCGACTCAGTGTTGCCTCCCCTCCACAAAGAAAGACTCCCAGCCACACCCTGCTGTGGTCCCACTGCCCTCCAGGGCTGCCTGCACCTGCCGGTGGGCACAGGTGAAGACATTCAGGTCCACGCAGGCTGCATCTCCTGTGTGTGGAATGGTGCCGTGACACCATCTCAGGTCTTTTGGGGCCAAACACCCTTTCTGTGGGTTCCGAAGTGACCATGTTGGGGGGGGGAGGCAGGACAGGGCAGGCTCAcctggtctgtgtgtgtgtgggtgcctgTGTGAAGCTGAGGTAGCAGAGGGCCAGGCCGCCTGGGTGGGCAGGTGAAGGTGTGTGACGGGGGCGAAACCAAGGCCGGGAGAGCCATGCTGCGTGTGTGGGGAGGGCCAGGAGGAGCGGCACTTTGCCACCCCAGGTCAGCTGTGCACGGAGGGGCACAGCCCAGGAGCTCCAGCGGCCTGCGAGCCAGCACTGGGCGGGGGAGGCTGGTGCCCAGGCAAGGCTCCCCGCGTAGGGGTGCCCGAGACTACTAATCTATCCCACAGCCACACCCTGTGACAGTCACCTCAGCAGCTGAGCCTTACAGCCTGTGGAGATGGGCACCCTGGGACACTGTAGTGTTCTTGGCCACCGATGGAGGCTGGTGCCATGAACCTGCTTGTGGCATCTCACCAGGAGTCACTGGTTTACTGGAGGGTGTCCGAGTCATGTTGTTAGAAAGGAGGAGGCCCCAGTGGTCTGTCTCCAGGATCCCAGTCCATCTTAGCATCCTGAGCTGGTGAAGGTGGGGGTGCAAACTCAGCAGATGTGGGGGCGCAACCTCAGCAGATGCGGGGGCAGGCCTGGGGGCACAGGTCGAGCCCCACTTCCCCCTCTCACCCACTTCCTTTTAAACACTACATTTCTCAGCCCAAAGTGagacatttacaaaaataataaaaaataattttttaaaaagaggagtcAAGAGGTATTTTTACAACATACTATGTTGCTTTTGTGGTCTATAATCTCTTTGgatgttttctgtctctatagtttttaaaaagttccaagccaagttttgtttgtatttccttACAAGACAGCCTCACGGATGGGTCTCTCAGCCAGGGGCTGAGGCTGGCCCCAACTTGCAGTCTCCTCACCCCAGGCCCCCAGCTCTGGCTGGCAGTGCCTTGGATGCGCATCCCTGTCTGACGGGTGCAGAAGGCCAAGGCTAGAGAAGCTGGGTCCTCTATGAAATGGGATCAGGCCCAGAACCTGAGCTGCCCTATGGATGCTGGTGCTGGAGGGCTGGAGGCACAGAGGTGTTGGGAGACACCCTGTTCAGCTGGGACAGTCTGTTCCCACGACTTgactcccccatccccaccctgcaTCTCACTGTGCCCCTGGAACCTCACAGCCCACCTGCCAAGCAGCCACCTTggtttcctgtccctgggatccatGTTGGGGACGGTGGGGGGCAGTGGAGAGCCCTACACCCTTCAAGGAGGCTGAGAGTAGGCCCTCCTGCAGCTCCCCAAGCTCAGCCTCACCCCACCCCTGCAGCCACCCACTGGCCCTGGGCAACCTTCCCTGGACCTGAGGACCAGCAGCCCTCTATACAGCTCCCTCCCCAACAGGCCTTGCTGCCCATCCACTGGCTGAGAGTTTTACCCCATTGGGTCTGACtccatttctgattctttgtgaccccatggactacagctggccaggttcctttgtctatggaattctccaggcaagaatactggaatggataggcattcccttctccaggggatcttcctgacccagggatcaaactcaggtctcctgcattgcaggcagattctttacggtctcagggaagccccatttcattACATTTGCCTCCCAGTCCTTCCAGACCTCCTCTAGGGCCTTTGGGGCGCTAGCCCTGGCACCTAGGGCCCAGGGACCCGCAGTGGCAGCGGGGACAGAGCCACACGGCCTAGCAGGTGTTTGGTTCTCCAGGCGTGGGGTACAGGACGGGCACTTAGAGGTCGCCAGGGCTCCCCACGCCCCGGATCTCCCGGCTTTGAGGCCACAGCGCTCCAGGCTCGGATCCTGCCCCCTTTACCTCTCAGCACACGACGGTTTTGCAGTTTTAACGAGCGCACGCTGAGTTTTCCAGGAACACAACCGTCGAGCACACTGAGAAGTTCAGTTCATTTTGGAACTCAaaccccccacccctcccgccGGCAGCACTGGAGGTCGGAGTTCCCGCGTGTGAGGACTCCGGCACGTTCGCGGCTGATGCGGGTTCTGCGGGGACACAGATCCGAGCGCCCAAGTGCCCGTGGTCCCCGAggccttcctctcctcccctgcGAGGGCAGTGCGTTCCTCAGACCAGGTCGCGCAGGTGTCCAGAACAGCGGCAGCAAGCGGCGGGAGCCCGGGAGACCTCACCCCAAGAGCCGCTGCGATCGTGGGGCGGGACCCGGGCTCCGCGCGCAGAAGACCCGGGGGCTGAAGGCGCCTTCCACGCTTCGAGTGCTAGCGCAGCCCTACTACAACTCCCAGGATGCTTTGGGCGCCTAGACTACACTTCCCGAGATGCTCCGCAGCAGGACGGGCCTGCGTTCGGGGCCAGGAAGGGCGGGGCCGCCGCGCCAGCAGAGAGCGCGGGAAGTCCGGAACCCCGGGCGCGGCGACTACAGGATGAGCCTGGAGCGCGAGCTTCGCCGTGAGTCCAGAGAAAAGCGCCCGAGCGCGGGGGCTGGAGACGGCCCTGGCCCTCCCGTGCGGAGAGGCTCATCGCTCAGGCCTCGTTATTCTCTCTGCAGAGCTGAGCAAGGCCAAAACTAAGGCCCAGAGGAGCGGCCAGCTGCGGGAGGAGGCCTCTGTCTGCCACCAGCTAGGGGAGCTCCTGGCCAGCCATGGTGCGTGAGGTGGAGTAGGGGCCGTAGGGGCCTGGGACTGGGAGGACCAGGGGTGAGGGCTTCCTGAGCACCGGCCGGCCGCCATCTCACTGGCCTTGCTCCCCTGGCCCACTGCTCAGTCTGACTGAAGCCTGTCCCGCCCACCCAGGCTGCTACGCGGAGGCACTGCGAGAGCACCAGCAAGAGCTGCAGCTCCTGGAGACCACCGACGACCCCCTGGGCTGCGCCGTGGCCCACCGCAAAATCGGAGAGCGGCTGGCGGAGATGGAAGACTACTCGGCTGCCCTGCAGGTGGGCGGAGACCGGCCCGCCCCCACGCTGGCCACAGTCAACACTCCGTGGTTTGCATCTCCTGGGGGCAGAGCCTGCCAGGTCTCTGCCGTCCAGGCCTCTGGCTGGAGGGAAGAGGGGGACATGGTGCGATGCGGCTTCAGCTTCAGAGAGCCCTGCACCAGCAGTGGTCACCTGGTCCTTGGATGCATGCACCACAGCCTCTCCTGGGAGCGTGGCTCCAGAAACCACTGATGAACATGTTACTGGAGCTGAAATCACCGGGGGCTGGCTGGGTGGGATTCCAGACCTTTTATCCACACAGAACTGCCCTGGCTTCTGTGTTCCCGCAGCACCAATGACTCCCAGTCAGTCTCTCCTCGTGTGACTGGATGGTTAGCATGTGGTGCCACCGTCCCCACAGGCAGCGCTTGGCACAGAGGAAACAGTGTGTGTGCAGCCTGGCTTCGGCCTGCACCTGGGGGCTTGGGGGACATGTGGGGCTTGCTTGCGGTGGGGGTTGGCTCACAGTGGCCATTCTTCTGTGCCTCCAGCACCAGCACCGCTACCTGGAGCTAGCGTGTGCCCTCTCCAACCACGTTGAGCAGCAGAGGGCCTGGGCCACCATTGGCCGCACCCACCTGGACATCTATGACCACCACCAGTCCCAGGACGCCTTGCAGCAGGCACAGGATGCCTTCGAGAAAAGCTTGGCTATCCTGGATGAGAAGCTGCAGGGTGACTGCCCTTAGGCCTCGCCCTCCCCCACTTTGGCTTCCTGTGCTTTGCAGGGAGAAGAGGCTACAGCCTCCTTGCCCATGTGATGGGTCTCCTGTCTAGGTTCCTCCCTTTGTGAGGCTGAGACTGGCTCTCAGAagccacccacacccacaccccccaCTTTGCGGCCCTGCAAATCCCGTGCTCCTCCTGACCTCAGATCTGGCTGCCTTTGCTCTATTCCCTTCACTCTATCTGCAACAGAACCCCTGGCACCTACAGGGAGAGGCTAGAGGAGGGTCAGGGAGAGGCCGGAGACCCCAAATGGGGGTGGGGCACTGAGTGTCTGCAGGGGTGTCTTCCAGGTTCACTGCCCAAGCGAGAGCTGAGTGAGATGAGGACCCGAATCTACCTCAACCTGGGCCTCACCTGCGAGAGCCTGCAGCAGGTGGCCCTGTGCAGTGCCTACTTCAAGAAGAGCATCTTCCTGGCCGAGTAAGTCCCCACCAGGCCCCAGGGGGATCTGGGTTCCTGCCCCTGGAGGAAGTGGCCAGGGCGAGGGCAGCCAGCTGGCTCACCCCTGTGCCCCGTCAGTCTCCTGGGAACAGAGGCTTGGCTTGACTTTGTGGGGCCGGAGCCCTCGGTGGGGTCCGTGGGTGCCTGCTCTGCTGTCCCTGTGCAGAAGCCTCGGGCACCGACAGCCCCATCCCCCCACAGGCAGAACCACCTGTATGAAGACCTGTTTCGAGCCCGCTACAACCTGGGGGCCATCCACTGGCGGCGGGGGCAGCACTCGCAGGCCATGCGCTGTCTGGAGGGGGCGCGGGAGTGCGCGCGCGTCCTGAAGCAGGCCTTCCTGGAGAGCGAGTGCTGCCTGCTGCTCTCGCAGGTGCCCTGGGCTCGGCCCTCGGGTGGGCTTGGGCCTTCGGGGGCCTGCAGGCTTACCTTCCCTTGCCCCCCAGGTCCTCCTAGACCTTGGGGATTTCCTGGCTGCCAAGAGAGCCTTGAAGAAGGCCTATCGGCTCGGCTCCCAGAAACCTTTGCAGAAAGCTTCAGTCTGCCGGACCCTGAAGTATGGTGAGCCTAGAAGGAGCCCTGGGGTCTCGACCCCCCAAGACAGGGTAGGGAGGGCTCCTTCTTTCAGCAGATGAGGCCAGGGTATGCGTCCTTGGGGAGGGGGCACCATCAGGAGAGGCCCATCCTCTCCACTTCCGGTTAGGAGGGGTCTTACggttctctgagcctccattcaGCAAGGAGTGTAGGAGGCACCCTGGGTGGTCAGAGGCTGGTGTCTGCTCATAAGCCAGCGTCTTCACTGGCAGACCCAAGACAAAAAACGTCCTGCTTAATGGCGGGAGTATGGCCTAGTGGGACTGATAAGTGGCCCGGTGTCCTCCATTGATAAGTAGTGGTCACCAGGGCCCCTGCCTGCATCCCTGCCACAGGCCAGTCCCTAACCTGTGCTGAACTTAGTTGGTTCTCTTGCTGTGACCCCACGAGGTAGCCCCTCCTACCACCCCCTTACTGGGGGTGAGCAGAGGCTGGGTGTGGTGGGTGCTGGAGCTGGGTCAGGCCCGCACTGGCCATCCCTGCATAAGGCTCTTTCCGGCAGTGCTGGCGGTGGTCCAGCTGCAGCAGCGACTAGAGGAGTCCGAGGAGAGTGACCCCGAGGTTGCCATGGGCATCTGTGAGCAGCTGGGGGACCTGTTCTCCAAGGCAGGCGACTTTCCCAAGgccgctgcagcctaccagaagCAGGTGTGTGCCAAGCGGGCATGGCGGATGGCAGGGGCTACAGGGGGTGGCACAGCCCTGGCCTGACGGCAGCTGCCCCCCAGCTGCGCTTTGCAGAGCTGCTCAGCAGGCCGGGGCCCGAGCTGGCCGTCATCCACGTGTCCCTGGCTGCCACCCTGGGGGACATGAAGGACCACCGCCAGGCTGTGCACCATTACGAAGCGGAACTGAAGCTGCAGGAGGGCAACCCCCTGGAGGTGAGCAGTCATAGCCCCGTCCTGCCTGAGGCTCCATCACAGGGCTGCCACCCTTGGGGGTGAGCACGGGGGCCTTGCACCCCCGGGGCGGCCACCCGCCATCTCGTGTTTGGCAGCGGGGGCCACAGCCGTCAACTTTGTGCTTCTCCTCCAGGAGGCCAAGACCTGGTTGAACATTGCCCTGTCCCGTGAGGAGGCTGGCGACGCCTACGAGGTGCTGGCGCTGTGCTTCCAGAAGGCTCTTGGCTGCGCCCAGCTGGCCGGGCAGCCCCAGCTGCAGGTGGGGAGCGCCTGCCCACCCACGCTGGGATCCCGCACACAGCTTCCCCGGAGCCTGACTGTCCGCGGCCCTGTCTCGCCCACGGCCCTGAGCTGGGTGCCCCCTCTCCTCAGAGGCAGATCTTGCAGCACCTCCATGCTGTACAGCTGAGGCTGCAGCCCCAGGAGGCCCCCAGCACCGAAACCAGGCTGCAGGAACTGAAAGCGGCTGGAGACGAGGACGAGGGGGACGGGGAGGAcgaggaggacgaggaggacGACGATGCTCTGGAGGCCACGGAGCTGGAGCTCTCCGAGAGTGGTGAGGCTCGCTCCCTGGCGCCTGCTTGGGGTGGCTGGGGCCAGCTCACGGGCTTCTGACTCCTGAGGAGGGAACAGCTGGGCACCCAGCAGGTGGAAGAGGGATGCTGTCCACTAAGCAGTTGGGTGAGAGGCACCCACGGTGGAGAAGCAGGTGCTGGGAGGGTGGGCGCACACAGGTGTCGCACAGTGAAGGACACCTGCGCCCGGCGTCAGCTGCTCTCATCGAGGGCGGGACCTGGAAAAGAAATAGCGGAggtctggggctgggggagacTGACCCACGGGCAGTCTCAGCTCAGGAGGCCTCGGCACAGGGACCAGCTCACATGGGGTGGCGGGCTTGGCTCTGCTACAGAGAACGAAGCCGACGCGTCCCCGCCACTGGAGGAGGATGAGGAGCTACGAGGCTGCCTGGGCCGGCAGAGGGTGAACAAGGTGAGGACCGCGGGCTGAGGACAGTGACCGTTCTGTGGTCACTGGTGCCATCCAGCCCCTGACGCCTCTGCCCCCGTCCTGGGCTGTGCCCACAGTGGAGCCGGCGAAACGACGTGGGAGAGACGCTGCTGCACCGAGCGTGCATCGAGGGCCAGCTGGGCCGCGTTCAAGACCTTGTGAGACAGGTAGGCACCCCCCTGCAGGCTGGGCCGCGCCCAGGACCTGGTGAGGCAGGTAGGCAACGCCCCCACAGACTGGGCTGTCTCCCCAGGGAacagggcagggctgg
The genomic region above belongs to Bos taurus isolate L1 Dominette 01449 registration number 42190680 breed Hereford chromosome 14, ARS-UCD2.0, whole genome shotgun sequence and contains:
- the TMEM276-ZFTRAF1 gene encoding TMEM276-ZFTRAF1 readthrough precursor — translated: MTPRPGGEWSSALSHLALGAVSLHAALSTAQANRGAAAGFLLQALATATMLASGLGTDEDCLAGAWVATVIGLPLLAFDFHWCTNGHLMCAGCFIHLLADARLKEEQATCPNCRCEISKSLCCRNLAVEKAVSELPSECGFCLCQFPRSILERHQKEECQDRVTQCKYKRIGCPWHGPFHELTVHEAACAHPTKTGNELMEILDEMDQSHRKEMQLYNSIFSLLSFEKIGYTEVQFRPYRTDDFITRLYYETPRFTVLNQTWVLKARVNDSERNPNLSCKRTLSFQLLLKSKVTAPLECSFLLLKGPYDDVKISPVIYHFVFTNESNETDYVPLPIVDSVECNKLLAAKNINLRLFLFQIQK
- the CYHR1 gene encoding cysteine and histidine-rich protein 1 isoform 3 (isoform 3 is encoded by transcript variant 3), which codes for MSGAEEAGGGGPAAGPAGSVPAGVGVGAGAGAGVGVGAGPGAAAGPAAAAALGEAAGPGLPDEAGLAGARQLQEAAGDPDAPPKKRLRAAEAAEAAAAAAAAGSGKLEERLYSVLCCTVCLDLPKASVYQCTNGHLMCAGCFIHLLADARLKEEQATCPNCRCEISKSLCCRNLAVEKAVSELPSECGFCLCQFPRSILERHQKEECQDRVTQCKYKRIGCPWHGPFHELTVHEAACAHPTKTGNELMEILDEMDQSHRKEMQLYNSIFSLLSFEKIGYTVVPPKLACAFVCPNGFDLPCDK
- the CYHR1 gene encoding cysteine and histidine-rich protein 1 isoform 1 (isoform 1 is encoded by transcript variant 1); translated protein: MSGAEEAGGGGPAAGPAGSVPAGVGVGAGAGAGVGVGAGPGAAAGPAAAAALGEAAGPGLPDEAGLAGARQLQEAAGDPDAPPKKRLRAAEAAEAAAAAAAAGSGKLEERLYSVLCCTVCLDLPKASVYQCTNGHLMCAGCFIHLLADARLKEEQATCPNCRCEISKSLCCRNLAVEKAVSELPSECGFCLCQFPRSILERHQKEECQDRVTQCKYKRIGCPWHGPFHELTVHEAACAHPTKTGNELMEILDEMDQSHRKEMQLYNSIFSLLSFEKIGYTEVQFRPYRTDDFITRLYYETPRFTVLNQTWVLKARVNDSERNPNLSCKRTLSFQLLLKSKVTAPLECSFLLLKGPYDDVKISPVIYHFVFTNESNETDYVPLPIVDSVECNKLLAAKNINLRLFLFQIQK
- the CYHR1 gene encoding cysteine and histidine-rich protein 1 isoform 2 (isoform 2 is encoded by transcript variant 2), which gives rise to MSGAEEAGGGGPAAGPAGSVPAGVGVGAGAGAGVGVGAGPGAAAGPAAAAALGEAAGPGLPDEAGLAGARQLQEAAGDPDAPPKKRLRAAEAAEAAAAAAAAGSGKLEERLYSVLCCTVCLDLPKASVYQCTNGHLMCAGCFIHLLADARLKEEQATCPNCRCEISKSLCCRNLAVEKAVSELPSECGFCLCQFPRSILERHQKEECQDRVTQCKYKRIGCPWHGPFHELTVHEAACAHPTKTGNELMEILDEMDQSHRKEMQLYNSIFSLLSFEKIGYTGEAPCRLLHPTQAGAGPAARSQGRCTRWLGSG
- the CYHR1 gene encoding cysteine and histidine-rich protein 1 isoform 4 (isoform 4 is encoded by transcript variant 6), whose amino-acid sequence is MCAGCFIHLLADARLKEEQATCPNCRCEISKSLCCRNLAVEKAVSELPSECGFCLCQFPRSILERHQKEECQDRVTQCKYKRIGCPWHGPFHELTVHEAACAHPTKTGNELMEILDEMDQSHRKEMQLYNSIFSLLSFEKIGYTEVQFRPYRTDDFITRLYYETPRFTVLNQTWVLKARVNDSERNPNLSCKRTLSFQLLLKSKVTAPLECSFLLLKGPYDDVKISPVIYHFVFTNESNETDYVPLPIVDSVECNKLLAAKNINLRLFLFQIQK
- the CYHR1 gene encoding cysteine and histidine-rich protein 1 isoform 5 (isoform 5 is encoded by transcript variant 7) gives rise to the protein MCAGCFIHLLADARLKEEQATCPNCRCEISKSLCCRNLAVEKAVSELPSECGFCLCQFPRSILERHQKEECQDRVTQCKYKRIGCPWHGPFHELTVHEAACAHPTKTGNELMEILDEMDQSHRKEMQLYNSIFSLLSFEKIGYTGEAPCRLLHPTQAGAGPAARSQGRCTRWLGSG